A segment of the Limnochordia bacterium genome:
GGGGGCGCGGCGACGGACATCATCTCCTCAGAAGGTTCCTTTGTCTACGGACAAATGGCGGAATGGAATGCGCTCATGGATCTAACCGATCTAGTAATACCGTATGAGGATGAGTTTCTGCCGGGAGCTCTCGAGACGATCCGGGTTAACGGTAAAGTATATGGCTTTCCGTTTCATGGATGGGACACATCGCCGGTGGTCTTCATTAACTATAGTTGTCAGGCCTTTGACGAGGCCGCCTTACCATATCCTACCTATAATTGGTCGTGGGATGATCTCCTTGGATCGGGCAAGAAACTAACCAATCCGCGGGAAGGCAAATGGGCCATAGATTTTGGAGCAAGCTCCCACATTGCGCTGTGGCAGCCCTTGCTGTACGCCTTTGGCGGGCAAATGTACGCGCCGGATCGTTCCGAATCCCTAATTAGCAGTACCGAAGCGGCAAATGCCTTTAGGTTTCTAAAGGAGCTAGATATTGTCTATGGATTTCAGGCCCCTGCTGAGTTGGTCAACAATAAGATCGGCTTTATCACCGGCCAAGTGGCAATGACTACCAACTGGAGTCAGGAAGCCACAAAGATCATGGACTATGTTCGTTTTGGTAGCGGGATTACAATTTTGCCCCAAGGACCGGCCGGGTTTGGGTTCCATCCGCCCCTTACCTGCCATTCAGTAGGCATTTACCGAGAGAGTGAACATCCAGCCGAAGCATGGCATTTCATTGAGTGGATGTTAACCTCGCCTGAGGCCTTGGAAGCGATGGGTCCCACCATTCCCATGGTGCCACTAAAAAGCAATCTTCCAATTCTTGTCGACATGATCGCGGCAGATGATGCCGCCCTTGCTGGCTGGCGGGCCACCGAGGCGGTGTTTGAACGGTTGATGTCAGCGCCAATCGACCGTGTTGGGGTGGAATATCCGCATACGATCGAGATCATCACTTCATCCTTACAGGAATACATGGGTGGGAACCAGGCTATTGAACAGATCCTAGAGAACGCAAAAAGTCAGATCGATAGATTACTCAATGAACTAAAATAGCGAAGAGGGGGAACTTAAGGTGAAACGAACATACTTGGTGTTGCTTCTTGTCGTGTTACTCGGGGCCACCGTATCGGCTAGAGAGGTGGTAATTCACGACTTTGACACTGATGAGAATTTGCGGGTCGAGGCGGCTAATGGCGGCATTCTGGAACTATTCGAGCTTACTTCCGATGGTGCCATTGAAGGAAAGAGCAGTGCTGCACTGGTCTTTGACTTGACCACTCCCGATCAAAGCTGGAGTGAAGTACAAGTCATCATCGATTGTGAAAAACCGATGGATATCGACGGGTTCGATCAAGTCAAGCTCTGGGTACATGGTGACGGTACCCCCCATAACGTAATTATTCTATTCTGGGATGGTTTCCTAGAGTGCTCAGTTTGGGGGCAGGTGGGTTGGGAAGGTTGGCACGAATGGGTGATCGATCTTGCCGAGACCCCCAATAAATGGAACGTTGAAAACGTTCGTCTCGACCGTGTGGAACGGGTTCGGATTGTAATCAGTGATTCTAATGGAATCTATAAGACTAAAGGAAAGATCCTAGTAGATCGATTGGCGGTTGCTTTTGGTGAGTAAACTACCTATCGCCGCAGGGTGAAAGCGACCTAGTTAGTCCATAGAGTGAGGTGCTAGTGATGCCGGCCTTTTGGCTGGTATCGCTGGCATTCATTTGTGACATCTTTGGATCTGTAGTTGTTACTCAGGGTACTGAGTTTGTCAGGGACATCCTTGATTTCAGGTTTGCTCAGTGAGTGGAATGTCGTATTGCTTGCTCACTCAATCAAGATGCAAGTGAAGAAATCCCAGCAGAGTTAAACCGTTGCTGCAACAGTGCACTCCCTCCGCGAAGGGTGGTGCGCTTTTTTGTCTTGTAGTCTGCCAGGATTTGCTGAAACGAACAGACTTGGCAAGCAGATCCTCATTGTACGCACACATTTCCTACAGATCATCGTTCAGCTCCTGACGCTACGTTTTTTGGGCGAAATGAAGTCGTATCATTCTTTTTAGGTGTTCCTGTCCAAAGACCAAGAAGTCTAGGAACTGCCGTAAATTAACTAGCTTCTTTGACACGACTTACCAAGCCTGGTATAATACCGGTATACACCGGTGCGGAACGGAGTCATGTTTTTAGTTAAGTGAATAACAAACTCTGAGGAAAGGGACGATGAAGGGTGAAAAAGGCATATCAACAATTGTTAGTCCTATTTCTGATCGTATTGTTTATGGTTGGAACAAGCAGTGCTGCAAAATCAGAATACGAAAATGAGATGGATGACACTGTAGAGTTGAGGGTAATGACATTCAATATTTGGATGGGGGGCACGAAGGTTGACTTTGACGCGGTAGTTGAAGCAATTAAACAAGCCGATGCAGATATTGTTGGTATCCAGGAATCTAAGGAGAATCTCCCGAGGCTGGCTGCTGCTTTGGGCTACCATTACCATCGAAAGCTGCAAATACTGAGTCGCTTCCCGATTGTTATACCATCAACGGGACCAGTTCATTACGTTTACGTACTACTCGAGGATAATCGAGGAGTAGCGGTTTCTAATGTGCACCTGAATTACCAGCCTTATGGCCCGTACGATTTGCGTGACGGAATCGCACTTGATAGAGTCCTGGCAAATGAACAGGGTCACATGAATGAAATAGCACCGAAAATAGTCGCTCTACAAGGACTGATTGAAAAAGACATTCCTGTTTTTCTTACCGGCGACTTCAACGTTCCGAGTCATCTTGATTGGACTAGTGATGTTGCTGCAGCCTCTGAGGAAGAGTTTCGTACAAAGGTAGACTGGCCTGTATCTATCGCACTTGAAGAAGCAGGTTTTCGCGATACCTACCGCGAAATCCACCCAGATCCAGTGACACATCCAGCACCTACTTGGACGCCGGGCTATCCAGCGGGCTATACTAGTCAAAATGAAGTACACGATCGAATTGACTTTGTGTACGCCGCTGGTCCATCTGTCACCGCAATGAGCGAGATCGTAGGAGAAGATGGCATCTATACCGATATTGTTGTCGCGCCTTGGCCCTCGGATCACAGGGCTGTGGTTTCTGCCTTTAGCCTGACGCCAGCAGTTTTACCGGACGATCTGGAAGTTGCGTCCGCAGAGTCGCCTTGCATTGAGGTTACGAAAAATGTGTACTTACCAAGTGAACCAATAACGGTCAGTTTTTCCAATGGTTCCGGTCACCCGGATTCTTGGATCGGCATCTACCCTAAAGAGATGATACCTGGTACAGGTGAAGGATCGTATAGTTGGACATATACCGATGGAGCTGTCTGTGGCGAAGTCGTCTTATACAGCGGTGCTCCAGGAACAACGTGGCCCCTACCTTCCGATGAATACGCAGTTCACTTGTTTATAGATGGTGGGTACACGATATTGGCAACCACAACCTTCGTGGTAGAATAAGGATTACCTATGGAAGAACTGCTATTTGACATATGCAGCAGTTCTTCCAAACCAATGGTAAAGGTACGGCAAGTTACGATGCTATTTTCCCTTTGGCGAGGCTTTTCAGAAGAACAATCAATTATTGGGCAGAAGAATTGCTCCTCGATGACAAGACGAAGGGGAGCGTTTAGCCATGAAGGTAAACTATCATAGTTATGATGGTTTACAATGACCCAGACAGCCCTGCTGTTATAGTAACGGTCTTCTCTCCCCATTGGCCGTGTTACAGCATCTAGTGCTCAAAGTCCATAGTCATAAAGAGATCACGGGATTGAACCATCGGTCGCGTCCGGACAGTCTCCTATTCAACCGGATAGCCATCTTGATTAAAGCCTACCTGTTACTACCAACACGAAAGGCAAACCCAATGTTAAGCAACTCTGCCTTCGTAGCAGATGCTGGCAAAGTGTACTAAGTCTTTGGGGAATGGCAGCCAGGAAGTTTAGACTTCTCCAGACGCTCCACGTTTGGAGGCCGTTACTTTCTGGTTTCCATTCCCCCATCTACAAGACTAAGATGATCCGTTCCTGGCACTGCTCCCTTGCCTGTCACACCGTCCCAGACTGTAACACTGCGCAAACCTTCACTTGATAACGGTCTGTCCTTCCGTTTTCTCGAGGCTCCTGCAAATACTCATCAACTGTCTCAAATGCTTGCTAGCCAAATTCTCCGTTTTGATAAAGGTACTACATTTTGGACACGGCAAAACCCTTCAAACTAAGAGTGCATAGCGGATCCAGTTGACTGATGTGCGCGAACTGTCTAATCACGTTTTTGATGATTCCCAATAAATACTGCACAGTGACCAGCGTACATTGCCGGTATACTTTAGACAATGTTTTCCATGTTAGTCGCGGAAGTGCTGTGGTTCAAGCTCTACTGCTTGATTTTGAAAGATGCTACATAGTATAATTACTGTAATATGCAAACGAGTTAGACGTTGCGGAAGGTATTTGGAGGTTTTGGGCAGATGGGTGCTAATCTAGAAAAAGTATACAATCCGAGGGGTATGGAAGAAACATGGTATGATTACTGGGTGAAGGGCAACTACTTTCATGCAGATAACACCAAAGAAGGTCCCTCTTTTTCCATGGTGATTCCTCCTCCTAATGTGACCGGGCAATTGCATATGGGTCATGCGCTAGACAATACGCTGCAAGATATCATTACCCGCTGGCGACGGATGCAAGGGTATAACACCCTATGGTTGCCAGGTACTGATCACGCGGGCATTGCAACCCAGATTAAGGTTGAAGAGCAGCTACGCAAGAAGGGTCTCACCAGACATGACTTAGGGCGGGACGCCTTCCTGGAATTGGTCTGGGAGTGGAAGGAAAAATACGGTAACCGGATTACCAACCAGCTCAAACGCCTCGGCACCTCTTGTGATTGGCAAAGAGAACGGTTCACCCTAGATGAGGGGTGTTCCAAAGCGGTTAGAGAGGTCTTTGTGTCTTTGTACGAAAAAGGCTTAATCTACCGGGGTCAATACTTGATCAATTGGTGTGTTGACTGTAACACCGCCCTATCTGATGTGGAAGTTGAACACGAGGATACCCCCGGTAAGCTCTATTACATCCGATACCCCTTTAGTGATGGGGAAGGTTATATTACGGTGGCTACCACCCGGCCGGAGACAATGCTTGGGGATACCGCGGTGGCGGTTAATCCCGATGATGAAAGGTACCAGGATCTGGTGGGACGGACTCTGCGATTACCTCTAACCGGCCGCAGTATTCCGGTTATTGCCGATAGCTTCGTAAGTGTCGAGTTTGGTACCGGTTTGGTGAAAGTGACTCCGGCCCATGACCCTAATGACTATGCCATGGGCGAGCGTCATGCTTTGCCCAGGATTCAGGTTATTGGCGAAGACGGCCTGATGACCGCCGAGGCAGGCAAATACGCGGGATTAGACCGCAACGAATGCCGCAAGCGGGTTGTAGCCGACTTGAAAGAGTGCGGGTTACTTGAGAAGGTGGAGGAACACAGCCATGCGGTGGGCCACTGCTACCGATGCGGTTCTGTAGTGGAGCCTTTAATCTCTAAGCAATGGTTCGTAAAGATGGGTCCTTTGGCCAAACCGGCGATTGATGTTGTACTTGAAGGACGGGTTAAGTTTGTCCCAGAACGCTTTACTAAGCTGTATCTGAACTGGATGGAGAATATTCGGGATTGGTGTATCTCTAGGCAACTGTGGTGGGGACACCGTATTCCCGTTTGGTATTGTGATGACTGTGGCGAGACTATTGTTAGCAAGGAGGATCCTACTCGTTGTCCTAAATGTCAGAGCCAGGACCTTACCCAGGATCCTGATGTGCTAGATACGTGGTTCTCCTCAGCACTGTGGCCCTTCTCTACCATGGGATGGCCTGAGCAAACCAAGGATCTAGATCTGTTCTACCCAACATCACTTTTGGTTACCGGCTTTGATATCATCTTCTTCTGGGTTGCTCGGATGATTGTGATGGGAATTGAGTTTACAGGGGAGCCTCCCTTTAGTGAAGTATTGATTCACGGATTAGTCCGGGATAGCGAAGGACGGAAGATGAGCAAGTCCCTGGGTAACGGTGTGGATCCCTTAGAGGTTATTGATGAGTATGGCGCTGATGCCCTCCGGTTTACATTAGTTAAAGGAGGCGCCCTTGGTAATGATATGCGCTATTACCCCGAACAGGTAGAAGCAAGCCGCAACTTTGCGAATAAGGTGTGGAATGCTACCCGGTTCGCCTTGATGAACCTGGAAGGCTTCAAACCCAAAAACGATGTTGCCAATTGCAGTCTGGCTGATCGATGGATTCTCAGCCGGTACCAAGGGACGGTGGCTCGGGTTACAGAGTATCTAGATAGCTTCGATTTGGCAGAGGCGTCCCGCACTCTCTATGAGTTTATTTGGAATGAGCTATGTGACTGGTATGTAGAGATGTCTAAAGCCTATCTTTACGGGCATCTAGGGGATGAGGCTAAGTACACAGCCCAGTGGGTCCTTTGGACGGTGCTTGATGGTACGCTTCGCCT
Coding sequences within it:
- a CDS encoding valine--tRNA ligase; translation: MGANLEKVYNPRGMEETWYDYWVKGNYFHADNTKEGPSFSMVIPPPNVTGQLHMGHALDNTLQDIITRWRRMQGYNTLWLPGTDHAGIATQIKVEEQLRKKGLTRHDLGRDAFLELVWEWKEKYGNRITNQLKRLGTSCDWQRERFTLDEGCSKAVREVFVSLYEKGLIYRGQYLINWCVDCNTALSDVEVEHEDTPGKLYYIRYPFSDGEGYITVATTRPETMLGDTAVAVNPDDERYQDLVGRTLRLPLTGRSIPVIADSFVSVEFGTGLVKVTPAHDPNDYAMGERHALPRIQVIGEDGLMTAEAGKYAGLDRNECRKRVVADLKECGLLEKVEEHSHAVGHCYRCGSVVEPLISKQWFVKMGPLAKPAIDVVLEGRVKFVPERFTKLYLNWMENIRDWCISRQLWWGHRIPVWYCDDCGETIVSKEDPTRCPKCQSQDLTQDPDVLDTWFSSALWPFSTMGWPEQTKDLDLFYPTSLLVTGFDIIFFWVARMIVMGIEFTGEPPFSEVLIHGLVRDSEGRKMSKSLGNGVDPLEVIDEYGADALRFTLVKGGALGNDMRYYPEQVEASRNFANKVWNATRFALMNLEGFKPKNDVANCSLADRWILSRYQGTVARVTEYLDSFDLAEASRTLYEFIWNELCDWYVEMSKAYLYGHLGDEAKYTAQWVLWTVLDGTLRLLHPFMPFITEELWHALPSTGETIVLAPWPVPQEDLYDQDAEMDMALIMDVVRSIRNVRSEKQVTPGRKIKAVLHADDPQQTILQRNRLYLESLAGLGELEILKTNTKKPEQAIFAVASGVEIYLPLAGLLDLEEERKRLQGELKDCENEIKRCQTKLENEGFVKKAPPAVVEKERAKLAEYLEQKAKLEETLKTLV
- a CDS encoding extracellular solute-binding protein, with protein sequence MQQRSFCLVLCCLIVILISTVATATVHLEWMSWGDQTVIDRNERIIQAYYASFPDKDIVIRNNVVGWDFYKERLPVLVAGGAATDIISSEGSFVYGQMAEWNALMDLTDLVIPYEDEFLPGALETIRVNGKVYGFPFHGWDTSPVVFINYSCQAFDEAALPYPTYNWSWDDLLGSGKKLTNPREGKWAIDFGASSHIALWQPLLYAFGGQMYAPDRSESLISSTEAANAFRFLKELDIVYGFQAPAELVNNKIGFITGQVAMTTNWSQEATKIMDYVRFGSGITILPQGPAGFGFHPPLTCHSVGIYRESEHPAEAWHFIEWMLTSPEALEAMGPTIPMVPLKSNLPILVDMIAADDAALAGWRATEAVFERLMSAPIDRVGVEYPHTIEIITSSLQEYMGGNQAIEQILENAKSQIDRLLNELK
- a CDS encoding endonuclease/exonuclease/phosphatase family protein, coding for MKKAYQQLLVLFLIVLFMVGTSSAAKSEYENEMDDTVELRVMTFNIWMGGTKVDFDAVVEAIKQADADIVGIQESKENLPRLAAALGYHYHRKLQILSRFPIVIPSTGPVHYVYVLLEDNRGVAVSNVHLNYQPYGPYDLRDGIALDRVLANEQGHMNEIAPKIVALQGLIEKDIPVFLTGDFNVPSHLDWTSDVAAASEEEFRTKVDWPVSIALEEAGFRDTYREIHPDPVTHPAPTWTPGYPAGYTSQNEVHDRIDFVYAAGPSVTAMSEIVGEDGIYTDIVVAPWPSDHRAVVSAFSLTPAVLPDDLEVASAESPCIEVTKNVYLPSEPITVSFSNGSGHPDSWIGIYPKEMIPGTGEGSYSWTYTDGAVCGEVVLYSGAPGTTWPLPSDEYAVHLFIDGGYTILATTTFVVE